A section of the Streptomyces sp. Je 1-369 genome encodes:
- a CDS encoding Gfo/Idh/MocA family protein — protein sequence MKVAVLSFAHVHAATYLRLLSRMPGIDVLGSDPDTDLAAPGEVRGRAVADAARVPYADTYDEAFAWGPDAVIVCSENARHRPLVERAAAHGVPVLCEKPLAATVEDGEAMVAACRAAGVRLAVAYPVRFSPAYAAVKAAVAAGDAGRVLTVSGANNGGMPTRARRWFAEPALSGGGALMDHTVHIADLLDDLFEDAGPVEVYAQTNNLLYADEVAAETSGLVSVTYSNGAVATIDCSWSHPRSHHSWGGLELTVVGERATLEMDAFDQKVHGFSERRGHGTEVPFGADLDELMLRTFLYGAAEGAMTVADGEGGLRTLRVVEAGYASARSGVPVRISTARCCRRS from the coding sequence ATGAAGGTCGCCGTCCTGTCGTTCGCCCACGTCCACGCGGCGACCTACCTGCGCCTGCTCTCCCGCATGCCCGGCATCGACGTCCTCGGCAGCGACCCCGACACGGACCTCGCGGCGCCCGGCGAGGTACGGGGCCGCGCGGTCGCCGACGCGGCGCGAGTCCCGTACGCCGACACGTACGACGAAGCCTTCGCCTGGGGCCCCGACGCGGTGATCGTCTGCTCCGAGAACGCCCGGCACCGGCCCCTCGTCGAACGCGCCGCCGCGCACGGCGTGCCCGTCCTGTGCGAGAAGCCGCTCGCCGCCACGGTCGAGGACGGCGAGGCGATGGTCGCCGCCTGCCGGGCCGCGGGCGTGCGGCTCGCGGTCGCCTACCCGGTCCGGTTCAGCCCGGCCTACGCGGCCGTGAAGGCCGCCGTCGCGGCGGGCGACGCGGGCCGGGTCCTCACCGTGTCCGGCGCGAACAACGGCGGCATGCCGACCCGCGCCCGCCGCTGGTTCGCCGAGCCCGCGCTCTCCGGCGGCGGCGCCCTCATGGACCACACCGTGCACATCGCCGACCTGCTCGACGACCTCTTCGAGGACGCCGGGCCGGTCGAGGTGTACGCGCAGACCAACAACCTCCTGTACGCCGACGAGGTCGCCGCCGAGACCAGCGGCCTGGTCAGCGTGACGTACTCCAACGGCGCCGTCGCCACCATCGACTGCAGCTGGTCGCACCCCCGCTCCCACCACTCCTGGGGCGGCCTCGAACTCACCGTCGTGGGGGAGCGGGCCACCCTGGAGATGGATGCCTTCGACCAGAAGGTGCACGGCTTCAGCGAGCGCAGGGGGCACGGCACCGAGGTGCCCTTCGGCGCCGACCTGGACGAGCTGATGCTGCGCACCTTCCTGTACGGCGCGGCCGAAGGCGCGATGACCGTCGCGGACGGCGAGGGCGGCCTGCGCACTCTGCGCGTGGTGGAGGCCGGCTACGCGTCGGCCCGCAGTGGAGTCCCGGTCAGGATCAGCACGGCTCGTTGCTGCCGCCGTTCGTGA
- a CDS encoding SDR family NAD(P)-dependent oxidoreductase, producing the protein MQHHPVTVVTGGSRGIGAAVSARLAEEGHDVVIGYRSNAAAADEAADAVRAAGRRCITVEVDTADESDVDRLFDTAAQLGPVTGLVNNAGVSGPVGPLADADAEGMRRALEVNVLGYLLCARRAVRDMQANGGGAIVNVSSAAATLGAPGEYVHYAAAKGAVDTMTVGLSKEVAGDGIRVNAVAPGVIWTEFHADPERPAKLAAGIPLGRSGQPSEIAAAVAWLLSDEASYATGTVLRVAGGR; encoded by the coding sequence GTGCAGCACCACCCCGTCACCGTCGTCACCGGCGGCAGCCGCGGTATCGGCGCCGCTGTCAGCGCCCGTCTCGCCGAGGAGGGCCACGACGTCGTCATCGGCTACCGCTCCAACGCGGCCGCCGCCGATGAGGCCGCCGACGCGGTCCGCGCCGCAGGTCGCCGCTGCATCACCGTCGAGGTCGACACCGCCGACGAGTCCGACGTCGACCGCCTCTTCGACACCGCCGCCCAGCTCGGCCCGGTCACCGGCCTGGTCAACAACGCCGGGGTGAGCGGCCCCGTCGGGCCCCTCGCCGACGCCGACGCCGAGGGCATGCGCAGGGCGCTCGAAGTGAACGTACTCGGCTATCTGCTCTGCGCCCGGCGCGCGGTGCGGGACATGCAGGCCAACGGCGGCGGCGCCATCGTGAACGTCTCGTCCGCCGCGGCGACGCTCGGTGCCCCCGGCGAGTACGTCCACTACGCCGCCGCCAAGGGCGCCGTCGACACGATGACGGTCGGCCTGTCCAAGGAGGTCGCCGGGGACGGCATCCGGGTCAACGCCGTCGCCCCCGGCGTCATCTGGACCGAGTTCCACGCCGACCCCGAGCGCCCCGCGAAGCTCGCCGCGGGCATCCCCCTCGGGCGCTCCGGGCAACCCTCCGAGATCGCCGCGGCCGTCGCCTGGCTGCTCTCCGACGAGGCCTCGTACGCCACCGGCACCGTGCTGCGGGTCGCGGGCGGACGCTGA
- a CDS encoding FG-GAP and VCBS repeat-containing protein, with amino-acid sequence MGIRRPALSTATSRATSTAVAAALIGSLGVPVLAGTASARPVSAKDAAATVREDFDGDGHQDVAVAAPGATVGGHTWAGYITIRYGSAHGLDPARTTVIDQNSPGVPGTPGDNQGFGYAMVSRDLDGDGLTDLAVVSREYRPENNVGGSVTVLWGRKTGISGQDAVRLPAPANAQVGEDITAGDFDGDGHADLFMGNGEDRDYHDVLHGPFRRDGAPAREQQVKVYSTDNFINSTAAGDFNGDGIEDLATFYVYENHAEGGKLWLGTRTGLSTVPQRLASSSSTAVADFDRDGNADLATRVFPNGDTEGTEEDPGTVKIYYGSSSGPGQSRTQTITQDTAGVPGASEKGDQFGGRLGTGDANGDGYPDLAVGVPGEAIGAKAKAGAVVLLKGGEDGLTGKDAQAFHQDTAGVPGAAESGDVFGGSVRLLDVTGDGRADLVAGAPGEDLGAVKNGGAVWLLRGAAAGLTASQSSAQNPTDIGAPAPKALFGLNLSGDNGTGTVIP; translated from the coding sequence GTGGGCATCCGCCGACCCGCCCTGTCGACAGCCACTTCGAGAGCCACTTCGACCGCCGTGGCCGCGGCCCTGATCGGTTCGCTCGGCGTGCCGGTCCTCGCGGGCACCGCATCCGCGAGGCCCGTGTCCGCGAAGGACGCCGCCGCCACCGTACGGGAGGACTTCGACGGCGACGGCCACCAGGACGTCGCCGTGGCCGCGCCCGGCGCGACCGTCGGCGGCCACACCTGGGCGGGTTACATCACCATCAGGTACGGATCCGCGCACGGCCTCGACCCCGCCCGCACCACGGTCATCGACCAGAACAGCCCCGGTGTGCCCGGCACCCCCGGCGACAACCAGGGATTCGGCTACGCGATGGTCTCCCGCGACCTGGACGGCGACGGCCTGACCGATCTAGCGGTGGTGAGCCGCGAGTACCGGCCGGAGAACAACGTCGGCGGATCGGTGACCGTCCTGTGGGGCCGGAAGACCGGCATCTCGGGCCAGGACGCCGTGCGCCTCCCCGCACCCGCGAACGCGCAGGTCGGTGAGGACATCACCGCGGGCGATTTCGACGGCGACGGGCACGCGGACCTGTTCATGGGGAACGGCGAGGACCGCGACTACCACGACGTGCTCCACGGCCCCTTCCGGCGTGACGGCGCCCCCGCCCGCGAGCAGCAGGTGAAGGTGTACAGCACGGACAACTTCATCAACTCGACCGCCGCGGGCGACTTCAACGGCGACGGCATCGAGGACCTGGCGACGTTCTACGTCTACGAGAACCATGCCGAGGGCGGCAAGCTGTGGCTCGGCACCAGGACGGGCCTGTCCACCGTCCCGCAGCGCCTCGCCTCGTCGTCGAGCACGGCCGTCGCCGACTTCGACCGGGACGGCAACGCCGACCTTGCCACCCGGGTCTTCCCGAACGGCGACACCGAGGGCACCGAGGAGGACCCCGGAACCGTCAAGATCTACTACGGCTCGTCGTCAGGACCCGGCCAGTCCCGTACGCAGACGATCACGCAGGACACCGCGGGCGTGCCCGGGGCGAGCGAGAAGGGCGACCAGTTCGGCGGCCGCCTCGGCACGGGTGACGCGAACGGCGACGGATACCCCGACCTGGCCGTCGGCGTCCCCGGCGAGGCGATCGGCGCGAAGGCGAAGGCGGGCGCCGTGGTGCTGCTGAAGGGCGGCGAGGACGGGCTCACCGGCAAGGACGCGCAGGCGTTCCACCAGGACACGGCGGGGGTTCCGGGTGCCGCGGAGTCCGGCGACGTGTTCGGCGGTTCGGTACGGCTGCTCGACGTGACCGGTGACGGCAGGGCGGACCTCGTCGCGGGTGCGCCGGGCGAGGACCTGGGTGCCGTCAAGAACGGCGGAGCGGTGTGGCTGCTGCGCGGCGCCGCGGCAGGCCTGACGGCGTCGCAGTCGTCCGCGCAGAACCCGACGGACATCGGGGCACCGGCGCCGAAGGCGCTGTTCGGCCTGAACCTGAGCGGGGACAACGGCACCGGAACGGTGATCCCCTGA
- a CDS encoding amidohydrolase family protein translates to MPAAAAERDRHDGHDSHGTFGPDDFRARQLLLVPDVVLLPEGPVKDRAVLVQDGTFRAVGPVRKLTDAHRDAKKVRLKGHLLMPGFVDAHHHLTQSFGKAQAFGQPSEIFKTVWEPLEHALDEETAHLSAKLAALEALRGGFTTAADAGTRAPVDVGVIAEAAEEAGLRCVLSKVVSNGKGGEEHLERFRSSRLIHPSLAIPVPEDATADVLKKTAELCADADAVFQVHVNEHLASVERSLKSVGRRPLSYLHHIGALNAHTLGSHATLLTPDEMRMLADTGAAVSYNPVASAWKGNAVAHALMWHAMGIRFGTGTDGTRGNGFRLVDAAESAQRLSYGLMSGDSACGVGRVWLTHATSLSADAVGLGKVTGEIAVGKAADFLLVDLRVPELTPSYDLSWELVRMADRDQISAVFVDGRLRLWQGWPTEWDGRALVRKAAETGPEVVRRARIQRVDPDPDRTARRPGRARS, encoded by the coding sequence ATGCCTGCTGCCGCCGCCGAACGCGACCGGCACGACGGGCACGACAGCCACGGCACCTTCGGCCCCGACGACTTCCGCGCCCGGCAACTGCTGCTCGTACCCGACGTCGTCCTCCTCCCCGAAGGGCCCGTCAAGGACCGCGCGGTGCTCGTCCAGGACGGCACCTTCCGTGCCGTCGGACCGGTCCGCAAGCTCACCGACGCGCACCGCGACGCCAAGAAGGTGCGCCTCAAGGGCCACTTGCTCATGCCCGGCTTCGTGGACGCCCACCACCATCTGACGCAGAGCTTCGGCAAGGCCCAGGCGTTCGGGCAGCCTTCGGAGATCTTCAAGACCGTCTGGGAGCCACTGGAACACGCCCTGGACGAGGAGACCGCGCACCTCTCGGCGAAGCTCGCCGCCCTGGAGGCGCTGCGCGGCGGGTTCACCACCGCCGCCGACGCGGGCACCCGCGCGCCCGTCGACGTGGGCGTCATCGCCGAGGCCGCCGAGGAGGCCGGGCTGCGCTGCGTGCTGTCGAAGGTCGTCTCCAACGGCAAGGGAGGAGAGGAGCATCTGGAGCGGTTCCGGAGCTCACGGCTGATCCATCCCTCGCTGGCGATACCCGTCCCCGAGGACGCCACCGCGGACGTGCTGAAGAAGACCGCCGAGCTGTGCGCGGACGCCGACGCGGTCTTCCAGGTCCACGTCAACGAGCACCTGGCCTCCGTGGAGCGCTCCCTCAAGAGCGTGGGGCGGCGCCCGTTGTCGTACCTGCACCACATCGGCGCCCTCAACGCGCACACCCTCGGCTCCCACGCCACCCTGCTCACCCCCGACGAGATGCGCATGCTCGCCGACACCGGCGCCGCGGTCAGCTACAACCCGGTGGCCAGCGCCTGGAAGGGCAATGCCGTCGCGCACGCCCTGATGTGGCACGCCATGGGCATCCGCTTCGGCACCGGCACCGACGGCACCCGCGGCAACGGCTTCCGCCTGGTCGACGCAGCGGAGAGCGCCCAGCGGCTGTCCTACGGCCTGATGTCCGGCGACTCCGCGTGCGGCGTCGGCCGCGTGTGGCTCACCCACGCCACCTCGCTGAGCGCCGACGCCGTCGGACTCGGCAAGGTGACGGGCGAGATCGCCGTCGGCAAGGCGGCCGACTTCCTGCTCGTCGACCTCCGGGTGCCCGAGCTCACTCCGTCGTACGACCTGTCGTGGGAGCTGGTACGGATGGCCGACCGCGACCAGATCAGCGCGGTCTTCGTGGACGGCAGGCTGCGGCTGTGGCAGGGCTGGCCCACCGAATGGGACGGGCGTGCCCTGGTCCGCAAGGCCGCCGAGACGGGGCCCGAGGTCGTGCGGCGTGCCCGGATCCAGCGGGTGGACCCGGACCCGGACCGCACCGCACGCCGCCCGGGACGAGCACGCTCCTGA
- a CDS encoding GNAT family N-acetyltransferase produces MISGAVDLAPGVLIRPVALDDAEALARAYRRNRDHLGPWDPDRPAAFYTAEGQAERVRVQLADGQAGRSAHWVLVSGAEIVGHAAVSNIVLGPARSGNLGYWIDAEHVGRGLASAAARHACATADTQLGLHRVEAGTLMHNTASQRVLRKCGFAEYGVAPSFLFINGAWRDHRLFQKILNDRPL; encoded by the coding sequence ATGATCAGTGGAGCGGTCGACCTCGCGCCAGGCGTCCTCATCCGGCCCGTCGCGCTCGACGACGCGGAGGCACTCGCCCGCGCCTACCGGCGCAACCGCGACCACCTCGGCCCCTGGGACCCGGACCGTCCCGCCGCCTTCTACACCGCGGAGGGGCAGGCCGAGCGGGTCCGCGTACAGCTGGCGGACGGACAGGCGGGCCGGTCCGCGCACTGGGTCCTGGTGAGCGGCGCCGAGATCGTCGGCCACGCGGCCGTCTCGAACATCGTGCTCGGCCCGGCCCGCAGCGGAAACCTCGGCTACTGGATCGACGCCGAGCACGTGGGCCGCGGCCTCGCCTCCGCCGCCGCACGGCACGCCTGCGCGACGGCGGACACCCAACTCGGCCTGCACCGCGTCGAGGCAGGCACCCTGATGCACAACACGGCGTCGCAGCGCGTGCTGAGGAAGTGCGGCTTCGCGGAGTACGGAGTCGCACCGTCCTTCCTCTTCATCAACGGCGCCTGGCGCGACCACCGGCTCTTCCAGAAGATCCTCAACGACCGTCCCTTGTAG
- a CDS encoding Gfo/Idh/MocA family protein, translated as MRGPLRSLHIGLLGAGGIARAHLPGWLALGARVSVYTVDGSADKLASEYAERGHDVRAVDHLDTLLAEASAVDICTPTPTHKDLALAAVAAGRHVVCEKPLALTVRDAEEIGAAADAAGVRLHPAHVVRYFPAYAALRQAVARGDLGELAVLRFTRGGARPQWAPWFGDPAKSGGVIMDLMVHDIDIARWLAGDVVRVHARTRGVEHATGTPPEVVTASAVLTHASGAVSHINGLWGLPDQPFRTTFRVAGADGLLHHDSTAVPGFRITAQGVRAANEGIPTSPMTESPFLTELREFAATWQDGGPEPRVSTRDGIEAVRIAEAAVESSRTGRVVELTESRSTHAVTDTEEAMR; from the coding sequence ATGCGAGGCCCCCTGCGATCGCTTCACATCGGCCTGCTCGGCGCCGGCGGCATCGCCCGCGCCCATCTGCCCGGCTGGCTGGCACTGGGCGCCCGGGTGAGCGTGTACACCGTCGACGGCTCCGCGGACAAACTCGCGTCCGAGTACGCCGAGCGCGGGCACGACGTCCGGGCCGTCGACCACCTCGACACCCTTCTGGCCGAAGCGAGCGCCGTCGACATCTGCACCCCCACCCCCACCCACAAGGACCTGGCCCTCGCCGCCGTAGCCGCGGGCCGCCACGTCGTCTGCGAGAAGCCCCTCGCCCTCACCGTCCGCGACGCCGAGGAGATCGGGGCCGCCGCCGACGCGGCGGGCGTCCGCCTCCACCCCGCCCACGTGGTGCGCTACTTCCCCGCGTACGCAGCCCTGCGGCAGGCCGTGGCCCGCGGCGACCTCGGCGAACTCGCCGTGCTGCGCTTCACGCGCGGCGGCGCGAGGCCCCAGTGGGCGCCCTGGTTCGGCGACCCCGCCAAGTCCGGCGGCGTCATCATGGACCTGATGGTGCACGACATCGACATCGCCCGGTGGCTCGCGGGCGACGTCGTCCGCGTGCACGCGAGGACCCGCGGCGTCGAACACGCCACCGGCACTCCGCCCGAGGTCGTCACCGCGTCGGCCGTCCTCACCCACGCATCGGGCGCCGTCAGCCACATCAACGGCCTGTGGGGCCTGCCCGACCAGCCGTTCCGTACGACGTTCCGCGTCGCGGGAGCCGACGGCCTCCTGCACCACGACTCCACCGCCGTACCCGGCTTCCGCATCACCGCCCAAGGCGTGCGCGCCGCCAACGAAGGCATCCCCACCAGCCCCATGACCGAGAGCCCCTTCCTCACCGAACTCCGAGAGTTCGCCGCGACCTGGCAGGACGGCGGGCCCGAACCGAGGGTGAGCACCCGCGACGGCATAGAGGCCGTGCGGATCGCCGAGGCCGCCGTGGAGTCCAGCCGCACCGGCCGCGTCGTCGAGCTGACCGAGAGCCGTTCGACGCATGCCGTCACCGACACCGAGGAGGCCATGCGATGA
- a CDS encoding GntR family transcriptional regulator, which produces MSGPVNPPPTEQAPPIRPMPQNPQRTRADRARQVAEVLRRQIASGAFASGMLPDERTLIADFEVSRNTVREALGVLRGEGVVERRQGVGTVIVRRPYEHTLEQLTGLAEALGTHGEVVNQVRVADLVRPPGEVARRLNVPDGGRVVHIERLRLLDGVPLSLDLTYLAADIGEPLLTADLAGRDLFGLIEQSVGGRLGSASVTMHAVGGDPHTCALLDIPAGSALFTVERLTRLPDGRPVDLEFLRIRGDRLAFRAELVRTGGGAR; this is translated from the coding sequence ATGTCAGGCCCCGTGAACCCCCCGCCCACCGAACAGGCACCGCCGATACGGCCGATGCCGCAGAACCCGCAGCGGACCCGCGCGGACCGGGCCCGGCAGGTCGCCGAGGTGTTGCGCCGTCAGATCGCCTCCGGGGCGTTCGCGTCGGGCATGCTGCCGGACGAGCGGACCCTGATCGCCGACTTCGAGGTCTCACGCAACACCGTTCGCGAGGCGCTGGGCGTGCTGCGCGGCGAAGGTGTGGTCGAGCGGCGCCAGGGCGTCGGCACGGTGATCGTACGGAGGCCCTACGAACACACCCTGGAGCAGCTGACCGGCCTCGCCGAAGCGTTGGGCACGCACGGCGAGGTGGTCAACCAGGTGCGGGTCGCCGACCTGGTGCGCCCGCCCGGCGAAGTGGCGCGCAGGCTGAACGTCCCCGACGGCGGACGGGTGGTCCACATCGAACGCCTGCGGCTGCTGGACGGCGTACCGCTCTCCCTCGACCTGACCTACCTGGCCGCGGACATCGGCGAGCCGCTGCTCACGGCCGACCTGGCGGGACGGGACCTGTTCGGACTCATCGAGCAGTCCGTCGGCGGCCGGCTCGGTTCCGCGAGCGTCACCATGCACGCGGTCGGCGGCGACCCGCACACGTGCGCGCTGCTCGACATCCCGGCAGGCTCGGCGCTGTTCACCGTCGAACGCCTGACGAGGCTGCCCGACGGGCGTCCGGTGGACCTGGAGTTCCTGCGCATCCGAGGCGACCGACTGGCCTTCCGGGCCGAGCTGGTCCGGACGGGAGGCGGCGCACGATGA
- a CDS encoding XRE family transcriptional regulator: MTSRDEGSLAERSAGAPQPASAGTPAEFAVALRALRTWSGLTYRQLESKATAHGDTLPASTIATTLGRITLPRERFVEAFTRACGLGDDDVLQWLGARRRLATDDRAPSGDRDDGDSGDAVAPPPVRVPWWRRTAGLVVGAGLGIFGTLGAGSLFDDASAPPVTPSAMPVTGVRIPAVGSWARIHPARSPEFCVTEGKDRTGRYKTAVAAQHPCTKAARPRVFLEPVGKDVVQIQWHHPKYGIGCLTVLSKGPGRDLLEPREDCADGNRAQQFRVSSFGPAVAKHFRLRPVSTGRCLSLRDQDVEAGTEVVQGRCSGAADQEFGIEVIPPP; this comes from the coding sequence GTGACGAGCCGGGACGAAGGGTCCCTGGCAGAGCGGTCGGCCGGGGCGCCGCAGCCCGCGAGCGCCGGTACCCCGGCCGAGTTCGCCGTGGCACTCCGCGCGCTGCGGACCTGGTCGGGACTGACCTACCGTCAGCTGGAGAGCAAGGCGACCGCACACGGCGACACCCTGCCCGCCAGCACGATCGCGACGACCCTCGGCCGGATCACCCTGCCCCGGGAACGGTTCGTCGAGGCCTTCACCCGGGCGTGCGGCCTCGGCGACGACGACGTACTCCAGTGGCTCGGGGCCCGTCGCCGACTCGCCACCGACGACCGCGCGCCGAGCGGTGACCGTGACGACGGCGACAGCGGGGATGCCGTCGCCCCGCCGCCGGTACGGGTGCCGTGGTGGCGCAGGACCGCCGGTCTCGTCGTCGGGGCGGGCCTCGGGATCTTCGGCACGCTCGGCGCCGGCAGCCTCTTCGACGACGCTTCCGCGCCGCCGGTCACCCCGTCCGCGATGCCGGTGACCGGCGTGCGGATTCCGGCCGTGGGCAGCTGGGCGCGGATTCACCCCGCCAGAAGCCCGGAGTTCTGCGTCACCGAAGGAAAGGACCGCACCGGCCGCTACAAGACCGCCGTCGCCGCCCAGCACCCCTGTACGAAGGCGGCCCGGCCCCGCGTGTTCCTCGAACCCGTGGGCAAGGACGTCGTACAGATCCAGTGGCATCACCCGAAGTACGGCATCGGCTGCCTGACGGTCCTGTCGAAGGGGCCGGGCCGCGATCTGCTCGAACCCCGTGAGGACTGTGCCGACGGCAACCGGGCCCAGCAGTTCCGCGTCAGCTCCTTCGGCCCGGCGGTCGCGAAGCACTTCCGCCTCCGTCCCGTCAGCACCGGCCGGTGTCTGAGCCTGCGCGACCAGGACGTCGAAGCCGGTACGGAGGTCGTCCAGGGCCGCTGCTCCGGCGCCGCCGACCAGGAGTTCGGGATCGAAGTGATCCCGCCGCCTTGA
- a CDS encoding DUF3253 domain-containing protein, whose translation MTRSERDTKRDTERETQRKTERRLEQTILELLDRRAPDATICPSDAARAVHEGDDDGWRALMEPARRAARKLVEAGKVEITQGGEPVDPADARGPIRIRRTR comes from the coding sequence GTGACGCGGAGCGAGCGGGACACAAAGCGGGACACGGAGCGGGAGACGCAGCGCAAGACCGAGCGGCGCCTGGAGCAGACCATCCTGGAGTTGCTGGACCGCCGTGCCCCGGACGCCACGATCTGCCCCTCGGACGCCGCACGGGCGGTCCACGAAGGGGACGACGACGGTTGGCGCGCACTGATGGAGCCCGCCCGCCGCGCGGCCCGGAAGCTGGTCGAGGCCGGCAAGGTGGAGATCACGCAGGGCGGTGAGCCGGTCGACCCGGCGGACGCCCGCGGCCCGATCCGCATCCGCCGGACCCGGTAG
- a CDS encoding radical SAM protein — protein MPSRSESRTQLIESLMERFPHVPREAVIKEDLLRGGIAFDESALSDNEGGEVKPKSYFIFSFDHGTLPELGAAALRRPPEEIVLTGGPYDLRRTVVSVRVNPSSPYRVAADDNGVLGLYLDGARISDVGLPPMPDYYRHTLENGKSVMEVAPTIQWGYLIYLTVFRVCQYFGAKEECQYCDINHNWRQQKAAGRPYTGVKPMDEVLEALAIIDKYDTNKSSTAYTLTGGAITTQLQGKDEADFYGQYAKAIEERFPGRWIGKVVAQALPKEDVQRFHDYGVRIYHPNYEVWDPYLFERYCPGKERYVGRDEWHRRILDSAEVFGPRNVIPNFVAGVEMAEPFGFKTVDEAIDSTVEGLQYFMSRGITPRFTTWCPEPTTPLGKANPQGAPLEYHVRLLEAYRATMEANGLSSPPGYGPAGPGNAVFSVSSFMDSLPAEKAAPEDAITPATSH, from the coding sequence ATGCCAAGCCGCAGCGAGAGCCGTACCCAGCTCATCGAGTCACTCATGGAGCGGTTCCCGCACGTGCCGCGGGAAGCCGTGATCAAGGAGGATCTGCTGCGTGGCGGCATCGCCTTCGACGAGTCGGCGCTCAGCGACAACGAGGGCGGGGAGGTCAAGCCGAAGTCGTACTTCATCTTCTCCTTCGACCACGGGACGCTCCCCGAACTCGGCGCCGCCGCCCTGCGCCGCCCGCCGGAGGAGATCGTCCTCACCGGCGGCCCGTACGACCTGCGCCGCACCGTCGTCTCGGTGCGCGTGAACCCGTCCTCGCCCTACCGGGTCGCCGCCGACGACAACGGCGTGCTCGGCCTGTACCTGGACGGGGCGCGGATCTCCGACGTCGGCCTGCCCCCGATGCCGGACTACTACCGGCACACGCTGGAGAACGGCAAGTCGGTGATGGAGGTGGCGCCCACCATCCAGTGGGGCTACCTCATCTACCTGACGGTCTTCCGGGTCTGCCAGTACTTCGGCGCCAAGGAGGAGTGCCAGTACTGCGACATCAACCACAACTGGCGCCAGCAGAAGGCTGCGGGTCGTCCCTACACCGGCGTGAAGCCGATGGACGAGGTCCTCGAAGCCCTCGCCATCATCGACAAGTACGACACGAACAAGTCGTCCACCGCGTACACGCTGACCGGCGGCGCCATCACCACGCAGCTCCAGGGCAAGGACGAGGCCGACTTCTACGGGCAGTACGCGAAGGCCATCGAGGAGCGCTTCCCGGGCCGCTGGATCGGCAAGGTCGTCGCCCAGGCGCTGCCCAAGGAGGACGTGCAGCGCTTCCACGACTACGGAGTGCGGATCTACCACCCGAACTACGAGGTCTGGGACCCGTACCTGTTCGAGCGGTACTGCCCCGGCAAGGAGCGCTACGTCGGCCGCGACGAGTGGCACCGCCGCATCCTGGACTCCGCGGAGGTGTTCGGGCCGCGCAACGTGATCCCGAACTTCGTCGCGGGCGTCGAGATGGCCGAGCCGTTCGGCTTCAAGACGGTCGACGAGGCCATCGACTCCACCGTGGAGGGCCTGCAGTACTTCATGTCGCGCGGCATCACGCCCCGCTTCACCACCTGGTGCCCGGAGCCCACGACGCCGCTCGGCAAGGCGAACCCGCAGGGCGCGCCGCTGGAGTACCACGTGCGGCTCCTTGAGGCCTACCGCGCGACGATGGAGGCCAACGGCCTCAGCTCGCCCCCCGGCTACGGCCCCGCGGGCCCCGGCAACGCGGTCTTCTCGGTCAGCTCCTTCATGGACAGCCTGCCCGCGGAGAAGGCCGCTCCGGAGGACGCGATTACTCCCGCGACCTCCCACTAG